The genomic window ACTTTTAAGTGATACAATGCTTGCATTTAATGATAATTGCGCAGTTGGAATAGAACCTAATTTAGTAAATATCAATAAATATTTAAATGATTCACTAATGCTTGTAACTGCACTAAATCCATATATAGGATATGAAAAAGCAGCACTTATAGCAAAAACAGCTCATAAAAATGGAACAACACTTAAACAAGAAGCAGTAAATCTTGGGATTTTAACTCAAGAAGAGTTTGATTCTTATGTAAAACCAGAAAATATGATAAAACCCACTTTATAAAACAAGGATTTAGATTATATGAAAGAGCTAGAGAAGTACTTTTTAATTGATGAGTTTGAAGAGGGATGGGGAATGCACGATGTTGATTGTGAAGAACAATTATTTGATTATTGTGTTGAAGTTTTGTTTATCCCTGATGAAAAAATTGAAGAGTTAAATATGCGAGGTGATGAATTGGAAATCGTTTTAAAAGATTTAGAACTAGAAGATATAACAGAAGATTGGTATGTTAATCTTATGAAAAATTCCAAAGAAAACTAAAAATAAAACAGCAGAATTTTCTGCTGTTTCATACTTCAATACTAAAACAAGCACCTTTGTTTGTATTTAAAACTTTTATTTTGCCTTTAAAGTGAGACTGAATTATCATTTTTGACATATAAAGACCAATTCCACTACCTTTTTGTTTCGTTGTAAAATATGGCTCAAATATTTTATTTTGATATTTATTTTCTATTCCACCTGCATTATCAAAAATTGAAGTAACTGATAAATCATTTTTTTCATCAATTGTTATAGTAATTTGTGGATTTTCAATATTTCTTGAAAGTAAAATATCTTTTGCATTTGTTAGAAGATTTAAAATTACTTGGGAAAATTCATTTTCATAAGCATTAATTTGTTTATCTTTTATGACATTAAATTTAAACTCAATTTTATTGTTTTCAAAAATAGGCTCCATAATATCAAGAGCTTTTTTAACTGCATTACTTATTAAAAATAGTTCTTTTTGTTTATTTAAGAGATAAAAATCACTAAAATTATCAATAGTTTTTGACATAAAATCCAACTGAGCATTTGATTCAATGATCTTTTCTTTTAAATATTTTTTATCAATAGGATTATCTTCATAGGCTAATTGTAAATTCATATTTATAAAACCTAAATGGGTTAAAGGTTGTCTCCATTGATGGGCAATATTATTTATCATTTCTCCCATAGAAGCTAATTTACTTTGATGAATTAAAAGTTTCTCTTTTTCATTTTTTTCATTTACTAATATCTTTAACATATAACCCAAAGCAAAACTAAAAATAAGTGATTCGAAAGGTGCACCTATATGAATAACATATATTCCACTTATTGGAGTAATTTGCCAATCTTCTGCAATATAGATAAATATTGATACAACTAACCAGCCAATAGTATAAATAATTGCATATTTATCTCCTTTTAAAATAGCTATAAAACCTGCAAAGGTAGGAACTAAAAATCCTATGTAAAAAGGTAAATAGTTATACAAAATTGAGTACTTATAGAAAAATATTGCAATT from Arcobacter venerupis includes these protein-coding regions:
- a CDS encoding sensor histidine kinase, which encodes MKKLLILILFLSNLYGQYYIQNYIAEDHTNFKEAFYEEYKNKQLKEFTIKFKIDLEKVQNKTNYLTIISDKSSLVFANIKYEIINDIIVVKLDKNQNNELLFKYIYDHPKRVEFRWNSISDFEYTYLLKYEGILYGVSYGIIFCAFLYYIIIYFSTKMRCFLYYSLMQFFVLLSLIGFVYFSYLPYPTSTAQAIVDICETLSFLFTLLFAQSILNTKEEMPKMHNFINLFILLNILDVIAIFFYKYSILYNYLPFYIGFLVPTFAGFIAILKGDKYAIIYTIGWLVVSIFIYIAEDWQITPISGIYVIHIGAPFESLIFSFALGYMLKILVNEKNEKEKLLIHQSKLASMGEMINNIAHQWRQPLTHLGFINMNLQLAYEDNPIDKKYLKEKIIESNAQLDFMSKTIDNFSDFYLLNKQKELFLISNAVKKALDIMEPIFENNKIEFKFNVIKDKQINAYENEFSQVILNLLTNAKDILLSRNIENPQITITIDEKNDLSVTSIFDNAGGIENKYQNKIFEPYFTTKQKGSGIGLYMSKMIIQSHFKGKIKVLNTNKGACFSIEV